From the genome of Candidatus Hydrogenedens sp., one region includes:
- a CDS encoding polysaccharide deacetylase family protein, which produces MGNKVLFISMFITCFAMAVSVFAQDKPKTVPLVERLGFPPNTKVLIINADDFGMNHATNMATIRALRVGGVTSSTVMVPCPWFPEAVSLIKENPKASIGVHTTLTSEWGKYKWGPVLGRTAVPSLCDELGYFYADVPFVYLNAKPEEAEKEVRAQIDKALAAGIDVTHIDSHMGTMQYAPGYHEIYIKIAKDYNLPCRMAGRELMKKYGGEYLIDKADELGVLHPDELYMDDPPTIEATESWWKERLAQIPAGKVSEIYIHCGELTPEMKATTGSAARRTADTDFFCKPETREYIKSLGIELISYKELRYLQREGKPMPRVEYGWEKE; this is translated from the coding sequence ATGGGAAACAAAGTTTTGTTTATTTCGATGTTTATTACATGTTTTGCTATGGCTGTTTCAGTTTTTGCTCAAGACAAACCGAAAACAGTCCCTTTGGTAGAACGGTTGGGATTTCCACCGAATACAAAAGTGTTGATTATTAATGCAGATGATTTTGGCATGAATCATGCAACCAATATGGCAACCATTCGTGCTTTGAGAGTAGGTGGCGTTACATCATCCACAGTGATGGTTCCTTGTCCATGGTTTCCAGAAGCCGTAAGTTTAATAAAAGAAAATCCAAAAGCAAGTATAGGGGTGCATACGACATTAACCAGTGAATGGGGCAAATATAAATGGGGTCCTGTATTAGGGAGAACAGCAGTTCCCAGTTTATGCGATGAATTGGGTTATTTCTATGCCGATGTGCCTTTTGTTTATTTAAATGCGAAACCTGAAGAAGCCGAAAAAGAAGTTCGTGCTCAAATAGACAAAGCATTGGCAGCGGGAATTGATGTAACACATATAGACTCACACATGGGAACTATGCAATATGCCCCCGGATACCATGAGATATATATCAAAATAGCAAAAGATTACAATCTCCCCTGTCGTATGGCAGGTCGTGAATTAATGAAAAAATACGGTGGCGAATACCTGATAGATAAAGCAGATGAGTTAGGGGTTCTACATCCTGATGAACTTTATATGGATGATCCACCAACTATCGAAGCTACGGAAAGTTGGTGGAAGGAACGATTAGCACAAATCCCCGCAGGAAAGGTATCAGAAATTTATATTCATTGTGGTGAATTAACACCGGAGATGAAAGCAACAACAGGTTCTGCCGCTCGTAGAACTGCGGATACAGACTTCTTCTGCAAACCAGAAACACGAGAATACATCAAATCACTTGGAATAGAACTAATAAGTTATAAGGAATTGCGTTATCTGCAGAGGGAAGGCAAGCCCATGCCTCGTGTTGAATATGGTTGGGAAAAAGAATAA
- a CDS encoding cytochrome c biogenesis protein CcdA: MTKRTICIISLSAFLLFITTNSWGQWQKITQGPKINYIAFSEYESIKPELPVKIALQFQLESEWHINSNKPRDEFLIPTELTFEENPFVQIKKIIYPPSKEVKLSFSDEPLSVFENDFFIGIELIVLSNIQNRNSIELTGSLKYQPCNDRQCLPPSSIPIKITLNISNSPIQANDEIQQKIKTIQWDKSESLIETKAIPKEKVSNITPPTQINTAVITDKNWEELIKDFRIVSRLDGYANRDEFIRLIESAEQESRTTVSKKISRNIISLLFIILIGGLALNLTPCVLPVIPLNLAIIGAGARAGSRIRGFLLGLAYGLGISLVYGGLGIAVVLGISKTFGAINSTYWFNGFITLLFLILALAMFDFINIDFSRFQSYIGVRRNTQGSFFVALFMGGVSALLAGACVAPVVISTILQAQDLYSQGYSSALFLPLLLGVGMALPWPILGAGMTLLPKPGKWMEYVKYAFGVFLLCLAAYYGYTTYTLLNTRNISMEQITEGWHTSLTEGFNEAKTQNKPVIIDFWATWCKNCLVMNKTVLHDETVQQKLNDFVRIKYQAENPNETETRKVLDHFEVLGLPTFILLKPKEN, encoded by the coding sequence ATGACGAAAAGAACTATTTGTATTATCTCCCTCTCTGCCTTTCTTCTTTTCATTACAACAAACTCATGGGGCCAATGGCAGAAGATAACTCAAGGACCTAAAATAAATTACATAGCCTTTTCCGAATATGAAAGTATAAAGCCAGAACTCCCTGTTAAGATAGCCTTACAATTTCAGTTAGAATCGGAATGGCACATCAATAGTAATAAACCTCGGGATGAATTCCTGATACCTACGGAACTTACATTTGAAGAAAATCCTTTCGTCCAGATAAAAAAAATTATTTATCCTCCTTCTAAGGAAGTAAAATTATCCTTTTCAGATGAACCTTTATCGGTTTTTGAAAATGACTTTTTTATCGGTATTGAACTTATCGTTTTATCGAATATTCAAAATCGCAATTCTATAGAATTAACGGGGTCTTTGAAATATCAACCCTGCAATGACCGACAATGCCTCCCCCCTTCTTCCATCCCCATTAAGATAACTTTGAATATCAGTAATAGTCCTATTCAAGCAAATGACGAGATACAACAAAAAATAAAAACAATCCAGTGGGACAAATCGGAATCACTTATTGAAACAAAAGCAATCCCAAAAGAAAAAGTCTCTAATATTACACCACCAACACAAATAAATACAGCGGTTATTACAGATAAAAATTGGGAAGAACTTATAAAAGATTTTCGTATCGTATCCCGATTGGATGGTTATGCGAATCGAGATGAATTTATTCGACTTATAGAATCTGCAGAACAAGAAAGTAGGACTACTGTTTCAAAGAAAATTAGCCGCAATATTATTTCTCTGCTTTTTATTATTCTCATAGGTGGACTTGCATTAAACCTTACGCCCTGCGTTCTTCCTGTCATTCCATTAAATCTGGCAATTATTGGCGCCGGGGCACGGGCGGGTTCACGCATACGCGGTTTCTTATTAGGTTTAGCTTATGGATTGGGCATCTCCCTTGTCTACGGCGGATTGGGAATTGCAGTTGTTCTGGGTATCTCCAAAACATTTGGAGCCATCAATTCAACCTATTGGTTCAATGGTTTTATAACCTTGCTTTTCCTCATATTAGCATTAGCCATGTTTGACTTTATTAACATTGATTTTTCTCGATTCCAATCTTATATCGGTGTTCGCAGAAATACACAAGGAAGTTTCTTTGTTGCTTTATTTATGGGTGGAGTATCTGCCTTATTAGCAGGTGCCTGTGTGGCTCCGGTGGTCATATCCACTATATTACAAGCTCAGGATTTATACAGTCAGGGTTATTCTTCCGCTCTCTTCCTGCCTTTGTTATTAGGCGTGGGAATGGCTTTGCCCTGGCCTATATTAGGTGCTGGTATGACCCTTCTGCCCAAACCCGGTAAATGGATGGAATATGTAAAATACGCCTTTGGTGTATTCTTACTCTGTCTCGCGGCTTATTACGGGTATACTACCTATACATTACTAAATACCAGAAATATCTCAATGGAGCAAATCACAGAAGGTTGGCATACCTCATTAACAGAAGGATTCAACGAAGCAAAAACGCAAAACAAACCTGTTATCATTGACTTTTGGGCGACATGGTGTAAAAATTGTCTTGTTATGAATAAAACAGTTTTACATGATGAAACCGTCCAACAGAAACTCAATGATTTCGTCCGAATTAAATATCAGGCTGAAAATCCAAATGAAACAGAGACCCGAAAAGT